The window CGCCGGCAGTTCTGGGATATGATTTACGAGGCCGCCGCCGCCGGCGTCACCGTCTTCGCCACCACGCATTACATGGACGAGGCCGAATACTGCGACCGGGTCTCGATCATGGTCGACGGCCGCATCGAGGCGCTCGACACCCCGGGCGCGCTCAAAAAAACATACGGCGCGGCGAACATGAACGACGTCTTTGTCACGCTGGCGCGGGGCTGAGCCGGCCATCAACCAGACACCACATGCATTCCTTTCGCGGTTTTGTCGTCAAGGAGATGTACCACATCCTGCGGGATCGGCGCACGCTGCTGATCCTGTTCGGGATGCCCATTGCGCAACTGCTCCTGTTCGGCTACGCCATCCGCAACGAAGTCAACGACATCCGCGTCGTGATCGTCGATCCGGCCAACGACATCGTCACCCGCGCGATCACGGACAAGCTGCTGGCCTCGCCGTTTTTTATCGGGGTGGATGTTGTGACGCACCTCGGCACCATCGAGGCCGAATTCAAGGCCGGCCGCGCCCGCGAGGCGCTTGTGTTCGAGCCCGACTTCGCGCGCCGCCTCGCGAGGGATGGCACGGCGAAGGTCCAAATCGTGACCGACGCCACCGACCCCAACTCGGCCAACACGGTCCTCGCCTATACCGTGTCCATTTTGCAAGACTATCAGCGGCAGCTAGCGGCCACGGCTTCCCCGGCCAGCGCGGCGGGCGCCGGCGTAACGCCCGAAGTTCACATGCGCTATAACCCGACGCTCAAAAGCGTCTACCTG is drawn from Rhodothermales bacterium and contains these coding sequences:
- a CDS encoding ABC transporter ATP-binding protein, which gives rise to RRQFWDMIYEAAAAGVTVFATTHYMDEAEYCDRVSIMVDGRIEALDTPGALKKTYGAANMNDVFVTLARG